The stretch of DNA CCGCCGGCGATGACGGCCTCGTCGATCGGCTGGGCGCCGGCGTTGTCGGCAATGCGGGCATCGTCGACGTTGATGGCCACGCGCTCCAGCGCGATCTGCGCGCGGCCGCCGGCCTGGCCGACGCAGATCGCCAGCACCGGCGCGGTCTCGTCGAGCGCGCGGCGCAGGGATTGCAGCGAAGCGCCGAACTCGACCGGCAGGCAACGCGTAGCGATGCGGTGGCCGAGGATCTGCTCGCCATCGAGCGCGGACACGGCCTCCCAGCTCGGATTGCTGTCCTCGCCGCCGAAGGGGGCGAAGCCGGTGAGCAGGACGGTGGGAATAGGCGCGGTCACGGAAGCAAGGCTCTCACTTGAACGCCAGCCAGTACATCAGCAGCAGGTTCACCGCCAGCAGCGGCACCGCGGTGGCGATCTGCACCCGGATCACCGCATTGGGGTCATCGAGTTCCAGCAGCGCCGCCGGCACCAGGTTGAAGTTGGCCGCCATCGGCGTCATCAGCGTCCCGCAATAACCGGTCAGCATGCCAAGCGCGCCGAGGATCGCCGGCTCCGCGCCATGCTGCTGGATCAGCAGCGGCAGGCCGATGCCGGCGGTCATCACCGGAAACGCGGCGAAGGCATTGCCCATGATCATCGTGAACACCACCATGCCCAGCCCATAGGCCAGCACGCAGGCCACGCGGCTGTCGGCGGGAATCACCGCGGACACGATCGACGCCACCGCATCGCCGACGCCGCTGGCAGCGAACACGCCGCCGAGCGTCGCCAGTACCAGCGGCAGCAGCGCCGCCCAGCCCATCGTGTCGAGCAGGCGCCGGCCTTCGCTGGCCGCGCGGATCGGCCGCTCGCGCGTCACCACGACCGCGGCCAGCGCCGCCAGCACGCACGCCAGGGCCAGCCCGATCAGGGTGATGCTGCCCTCGCCGAACAACGGCGTGCCGAAGATCACGATGTACTTGCCGAACAACACGATCAGCACGGTGATCGCCGGGATCAGCAATGCCGGCACGAACAGGCGATGGCCCAGGCGCAAGGCCGAGGCCCGGCGCTGATCTTCAGGTGCTTCGGCAATGTGTTCCCGGCGCATGCGCGTGGCCAGCAGCGCCAGCACGATGACGGCCGCGCCGGCCAGCTGCGACGGCAGCGGATTGCCGGCCTTGCTGGCCGTCAGCACCAGCTTGCCGGTGGCGAACAGCACGCCCAGCATCGACCAGAACGCGGCATGGGCGTAGCGACCTTCGCGCAGGTTGCTGCCGCCTGCGAAGAACAGGAACAGCGCCAGCACGATGTAGAAATGTTCAATCGACAGCATCGTGGCGCTCCGTGCTGTCGGTCGACGAACTCATCCGGCGGGCGAGGCCGCGCTGGAAGAAGACGATGCGCACGGCGTGGATCACGAACGCGGCGATCGCGGTCGGGATCGCCCACAGCGCGATCTGTAACGGCTCCAGGGTGATGCCGTGTTCGGCGTAGAAGCCCTGGATCAGCAGCACCGCGCCGAAGGCGAGGAACACGTCCTCGCCGAAGAAGCGGCCGACGTTGTCGGTCGCCGCGGCGAGGGCATGCACGCGCTGGATTTCCGCGCGCGGCAGCGGGCCATGCTCCTGCAGGCCGGGTGTGCGGTTGGCCGCAGATTCCGACATCGGCGCCAGCAGCGGGCGCACGGTCTGGGCGTGACCGGCGATGTCGATCAGGCCGAGCGTGCTCAGCCCCTGGCGCGCGGCGAGGTAGACGACCAGCAGTCGTGCCAGGGTCAATCCGCGCCAGCGCGCGATCCACTGCAGTGCGTGCTCGCGCAGACCGGCGCGTTCGAGCAGGCCGATGGTCGGGAGCGTCATCGCGAACATCAGCAGGGCGCGATTGGAAATGAAACTGTCGCCGATCACGGCCAGCAGCTCCGGCATCGACTTGCCCGCGGCCAAGCCGCTCACCAGTCCGGCACTGACGACCACGATGACCGGGTTGGCGCGCAGGACGAAGCCGACGACGACCCAGGCGACGCCCAGGAGGGGCCAGTAATTCATGGAAGGCCTTTGGCCGTGACGGAGGCGACGACTATGCCATCCGCCTGCAGCGCCTCGCGAACCGCCTGCGCGAACACCGCCGCATCGCTGCGGTCACCGTGCAGGCACAAGGTATCGGCGCGCAGCGCCACGATGCTGCCGTCGTCGGCGACCACTTCGCCGCGGGTGGCCAGCCGTCGAACCTGCGCAATGGCGACGTCGAGCGATTCGATCACCGCGCCTTCGCTGCCGCGCGGCAGCAGGCGGCCGCGGCGGTCGTAGCCGCGTTCGGCGAACACTTCGTGGGCGACCTGCAGCCCATGGGCGCTGCCGGCATCGGTCAGCGCCGAGCCGGACAGGCCGAACAGCACCAGCGACGGGTCGAAGTCCTTGACGACTGCGGCGATCGCGTCGGCGACACCGCGGTCGTCGGCGGCGACGTTGTAGAGCGCGCCGTGTGGCTTGACGTGGGTCAGGCGCACGCCTTCCTTGCTGGCGATCGTTGCCAGGCGCTCGATCTGCGCCCGCACCGTCCGCGCGATATCGGCCGGGGGGACCGTCAGGGCACGCCGGCCGAAATGCTCGCGGTCGTCGAACGAGGGATGCGCGCCTGCCGCCACGCCGTGCGCGCGGCACAGCCTCAGCGTCGCGCGCATCGTCGCGTCGTCGCCGGCGTGGCCGCCGCAGGCGATGTTGGCCGAGCTGACCAGCGGCAGGATCGCCGCATCGTCGCCGCAGCCTTCGCCCAGATCGCAGTTGAAGTCGATACGTCTGCTCACGTCATGGTCGGATGCGGCCTCAGCCGCGCTTGAAGAGCATTCCCAGGCCGACCACGATCAGGATCGCCGGCCACCAGGTCATCAGCATCCGACCCAGGCTCATGTCGGTGTAGCCAAGGTTGTTGAGCAGGAAAAGGGTGCCGATCACGACCAGCACCAGCGCGCCGATGACATTGGATTTCATGGGATTCCGGAAGGTAAGGAGTTGGAGGGGTCAGACCGCGGGCACGCGCGCGTCGATCATCACGCCGATTCTGGCGACCCGTGCCCGCGCCGCGCAAGCCAGGCGGTAGGCAGCGGTGGCATCGACTGCGGCGAAGTGCAGGGTCTGTCCCGGAATGCATTGCGCCAGACGGGGCAGGTCGGCGGCGATGACGTGCCCCAGTCGCGGGTAGCCGCCGACGGTCTGGGCATCGGCCAACAGGATGATCGGCTGGCCGTCGGGCGGCAGCTGGATCGTGCCCGGCGCGACCGGTTCGGAGATGCCGTCGGCCTTGGGGGTCGGCAAGGCATCGCCTTGCAGCCGCAGGCCCTGGCGGTTGCTGCTGGCGCTGACCTTCCAGGCGCGTCGCGCCAGCGGCGCCGACCAGGCATGCGTCGAAGGCAGATAGCGGATAGGCGCGCGCGGGTCTTCGTCATGGCCGGGGTCGATCCACCAGCGCACGCTTTGCAATCGCGTGGTGTCGCACGGCGGCGCGTCGCCCAGCGCCAGTCTGTCGCCGGTGCGCAGTGCGCGTCCGTCGAGACCGCCGAAGCCGCCACGCAGGTCGGTGCTGCGGCTACCGAGCACTTCGGGCACGTCGATGCCGCCGGCGATGGCCAGCCAGGCGCGCGCACCGCCACGGACCGCGCCAAGCTCGAGCGTGCCGGCCGGCAGCAGCACCGGGCGGCCGCCGGGAACCGGCTCGCCATCGAATCGCGCCGCGACTGTGGCGCCGGTCAGGGCGATGCGCATCGGCACGTCCAGTTGCAGCGTCGGGCCGTGCAGGGTGACTTCCAGCACCGCGGCGTCGGCGCGGTTGCCGACCAGGCGATTGCCCAGTCGCGCCGCATCGCCGTCGAGTGCGCCGGCATGGGCAACGCCGAGGTGGCGCCAGTCCGTGCGGCCCAGGTCCTGCACGGTCGTAAGCAACCCGGGGCGCAGCACGCGCAGGCCATAACGGGCACGGCTCATGGAGCGGCGTCCGCGAAACGGTCCGCCTCGATGGCGACGAAGCGGACGCGATCACCGGGCAGCAGCAGCGATGGCGTCGCCCGCGCAGGGTCGAACAGCACTTTCGGCGTGCGCCCGAGCAGGCGCCAGCCACCGGGGCTTTCGCGTGGGTAGATGCCGGTCTGGGCGCCGCCGATGGCGACGCTGCCCGCTGCAACGCGTGCGCGCGGCGTCGCAAGCCGCGGCAGCGCCAGCGCCGGGTCAAGTCCGGCCAGGTAAGGGAACCCCGGTGCGAAGCCGATCATCGCCACGGTGTACACGCCGCTGGAGTGTCGCGTGATCAGCTGCTGCGGCGACATCTGCAGCTCCGCCGCCGCGGACTCCAGGTCCGGGCCGAACTCGCCGCCGTAAACGACGGGAATCTCCACCGTCCGTGCCGCCTGCGCGCTTGCGTCGACCACCGGCGTCTCGTCCATCGCGAGCAATGCCAGCAGCTCCTCGTGGATGTGCGCCGGATCCGCGGCCGGATCGAAGAACACGCCCAGGCTGGCGAAGGCGGGCACCAGGCCGCGCAGCCAGTGCGGTTTGTGTTCGCCGCCAAGCCGGCGCGCAATCGCATGCACGCGGGCATTGAGCTGCGGGTCAAGCTGGTCGCCGAAGCGCAGCAGCCAGGCGTCGTCTGCGAGCGCTTCAATGTCGCAGACGAACGAACGGTTCACTGCGGAAGGGCGCCCTGCAGTTGCTGGATCCGCGTCACCAGCGCCTCGGGCGTATAGGCCTGCGCGCTGGCGGTGCCCCAGACCGGTCGCGGCCAGGCGATGTCGTCGTGGAAGCGCGCGATGACATGCACGTGCAGTTGCGGCACCACATTGCCGAGCGCGGCGACGTTGATCTTCTGTGGCTTGAACTCGACCTGCAGGGCGCGGCTGGCGGCACTGATCTCGCGCATCAGCGTGGCCTGCTGCGCCTCGTCGAGGTCGACCAGCTCGACCGCGTCGGCCACGCGCGGGATCAGGATCAGCCATGGATGGTTGGCATCGTCCATGAGTCGCAGCTCGCTCAGGGCGAGATGTGCGACCGGGTGCGTGTCCTCGGCCAGCTGCGCATGCAGTTGCCAGGCGCCCGTGTTACCAGTGCGATTCATCGCAGGTTCTCCGCCAGGAAATCGATGGTGCGGTGCCAGGCCAGTTCGGCGCTGGCGGGATGGTAGGCATGGTTGTCGACGTCGCGATTGAAGGCATGGCCGGCGCCGGCATAGACGTGCACGGCCGCGCCCGGATGCTTGCCGCGGTGCTGTTCGATCACCTCGGCCGGGATGCTGCCGTCGTTTTCGCCGAAGTGGAACATCATCCGCGCGCGCAATGGTTCATCGAGGAAGGGCACGGTGCGCGCGCCGTACCAGGACACGGCCGGCAGGCCCAGGCGCGTATTGGCCAGGAAAGCCAGGCTGCCGCCCCAGCAGAATCCGACCACTCCCACGCGCAGGCCCTCGCGGTGCAGCTCGTCGGCGGCCTCGCTGATGATGTCGACTGCGCGCTCGAATCCCAGTTCGTTGCGCAGGGCAGCACCGCGTTGCGTGCCTGCCTCGTCATAGCCCAGCTCGACCCCGGGCGCCACCGGGTCGTACAGCGCCGGCGCCAGGGCGACGAAACCGGCCGCGGCGAAGCGTTCGGCGACGCTGCGGATGTGGGCGTTGGCGCCGAAAATCTCCTGCAACACGATCACGGCGCCCTTCGAGGGGCCGGTCGGCTCGGCGCGCCAGGCCCTGACCGGGCCATGCGGGGTGTCCAGATCTATCCAGTGGGCCATGGGGGAGAGGTCCATTCAGTTGTCTGTGGGCGCTCGTGACCGCAAGTGTTCAGCTTCGCGGCACCTCCTGCCCGGTTGATTCTAGCGCCGGCGCTATAATCCGCAGCCATCCTGTCGTCCCGAGCGCAGCGAGGGACCTGCTGTAGCCGCCAAGCGCGTGGCCAGCAGGTCGCTCGCTGCACTTGGCGCGACTGCAACTCGACATGCCCGGTTCCTTCAATGTCCCTAGCCAATCCCAAAGTCGGTTTCGTCAGCCTCGGTTGCCCCAAGGCGCTGGTCGACTCCGAACGCATCCTCACCCAGTTGCGCGTGGAGGGCTACGACATCGTCCAGACCTACGACGATGCCGACGTGGTCGTGGTCAACACCTGCGGCTTCATCGACTCGGCCGTGACCGAGTCGCTGGACGCGATCGGCGAGGCCATCGCCGAGAACGGCAAGGTCATCGTCACCGGTTGTCTGGGCAAGAAGCCCGAGCAGATCCGCGAGGCGCACCCGGGCGTGCTGTCGATCAGCGGCCCGCAGGATTACGGCAGCGTGATGAGCGCGGTGCACGCGGCACTGCCGCCCAAGCACGATCCGTTCCTGAACCTGGTGCCCGACACGGGCATCAAGCTGACGCCCAAGCACTACGCCTACCTGAAGATTTCCGAAGGCTGCAATCACCGCTGCAGCTTCTGCATCATCCCGTCGATGCGCGGCGACCTCGTCAGCCGTCCGGTCGACCAGGTGCTGCGCGAGGCCGAGAAGCTCGCCATGGGCGGCGTCAAGGAACTGCTGGTGATCTCGCAGGACACCTCGGCCTACGGCGTCGACGTCAAGTACGCGCAGCACGAATGGCGCGGCAAGACCTACCAGACGCGCATGAAAGCGCTGTGCGAGGGCCTGAGCGAACTGGGCATCTGGACCCGCCTGCATTACGTGTACCCGTATCCGCACGTCGACGACATCATCCCGCTGATGGCCGAGACCGGCGCCAACGGCATGCGCAAGCTGCTGCCGTACCTGGACATCCCGTTCCAGCACGCCAGCCCGCGCGTGCTCAAGCTGATGAAGCGCCCGGGCGCGGTCGACAAGACGCTCGAGCGGATCCAGCGCTGGCGCTCGATCGCGCCGGACATCACCATCCGCTCGACCTTCATCGTCGGTTTCCCCGGCGAGACCGAGGCCGAGTTCGAAGAGCTGCTGGACTTCCTCGACGAGGCCCAGCTCGACCGCGTCGGCGCGTTCGCCTATTCGCCGGTCGACGGTGCCAGCGCCAACGCGCTGCCCGATCCGGTGCCGGAAGAGGTCAAGGCCGAGCGTCTTGCGCGCTTCATGGAGCGCCAGGCGGACATTTCCGCGGCCAAGCTCGAAGCCAAGGTCGGCACCACCCAGCGCTGCCTGGTCGACGCGCTCGACGGCGAACTGGCGATCGCGCGCTCGATGGCCGACGCGCCAGAGATCGACGGTCTCGTGCAGATCCAGAACGGCTTCATGGCCGGCCTCAAGCCGGGCGAGTTCGTCGACGTCGAGATCATGGGCAGCGACGAGCACGACCTGTTCGGCGAAGTCGCGTTCGACGACTGAGGCACGGCCTCAGCTCGGCGGGCGCCACAGCATCGGTGTGAACACGATGCCGTGCTCGCACAGTTCCGGGCCGGTCGCTTCGAATCCCAGCTGGCGGTAGACCGCCAGCGCGTGGCGCGAGGCGTTGACGGTGATCAGTGCAGGCGGTTCCACCCACGCCTGCACGGTTTCCCACATGCGACGCGCCAGTCCTTGCCGCTGCGCCGCTTCGGCGACGAACAGATGGAACAGGTGGGCAGGCGGACGCAACGCCGCAACGCCGACCAGTACCTGGCCACGCTGCGCCACGAGGTAGCGGAAGCCGTCATCCAGGCGCTTGGCCGTGGGTTCTGGCGCGAGCATCTGCAGCAGCCGCGCCGCGCCGTCAGGCGTGCAATCCGGTGCGATCCAGCGTCGGGTCAATTCGCACACGAGCGCGCTCATGGCGGCCGCGTCGGCGACTGTCGCCTCGCGCAGGTCGACACGTGGTCCGACAGCGTGCTCAGGCACCGGCATCGCCATAACTGACGTCGACGATCACGAAGCGCGCGGCGCCGCCGGGCAGCATCGCTTCGAATTCATCGTCGAGGCGTTTCTTGAGCATCGCGCGTGCCAACGGCGAATCGATGCTGATCCAGCCCGCGCGCGCGTCGGTCTCGTCCGGGCCGACGATGCGATAGCGCTGGCTCTCGCCGCTGGCGATGTTCTCGACTTCCACGCGCGCCCCGAAGAACACCGCTTCCGGATCGGTCGGCACGGTGTCGACGATGCGCAGCGACGGCAGGCGCTTGCTGAGGTAACGCACACGCCGGTCGATCTCGCCGAGCTGCTTCTTGCGATAGGTGTACTCGGCGTTCTCGGAACGGTCGCCCTCGGCGGCGGCCGCGGCCAGCGCTTTGACCACCTCCGGACGCTTGACGCGCCACAGCTCGTCGAGCTCGGACTTGAGGCGATCGTGGCCGCCGCGGGTGATCAGGGCGGTGCTTTTCTCGGCAGGGGGACGCCAGCGGGACATCGGCGAGGACATGGGGACGGGCGACCGTTATCGCAGAGCCGACGGCGTCCCTCAAGCCCGGTGCGAGCCGCAGCCGTCGGCTCACACGCGGTCTGAACGAAGCGCGGCGCAACCTTCTGGCAGCTCCCGGAGAAGCGGTCATGAAGACGCAGGCAGCATGGCGGTACCGGTGCGTCCGCGTGGGTTGGCTGTGGCTGCTGCTGGCGGTCGCGTGTTCGCGCGAACAGGCGCCGGCGCCCGCTGCGCCGCCGGTGCAGGCACGCACGACGGCTGCGGCTCCGACTTCGGCGGAGCGGTCGCAGGATGTTGCGCCGGGACCCGAGGTGGCGCCGACCCCGTCGCCGGTCGAGGCGCAAGGTCCGGCCGAGGCCGCGCCGGAGGTTCCTGCCGGGTCCCCACAGGCGCCAGCGGCGGACGCCGCTGCAGCTACCGCCGTGCCCGAACAGGCCAGCACGGTTCGCCAGCTCAACCTCGAGAACCGGCCGTGGAAGGGCGACTTCGACGCGATGCTCGAGCGGCGCATGATCCGTGCGCTGGTGCCGTACAGCCGCACCCTCTACTTCACCGACAAGGGCCGCGAGCGCGGCCTCAGTGCGGAGCTGCTGCGCGACTTCGAGCGCTACATCAACCGCAAGTACGCCAAGCAGCTGGGCAAGCGTCCGTTGACCCTCTACCTGATTCCGACCACGCGTGATCGCCTGCTGCCCGATGTCGCCAGCGGCCTGGGCGACATCGGCGCGGGCAACCTCACCGTGACGCCCGCGCGCGAGGCGATCGTCGACTTCGCCGCGCCGCGCGACCGCAAGCCGGTGCGCGAACTACTGGTGACCGGCCCGGCCTCGCCAGCCATCGCCCGGCTGGACGAACTGTCCGGGCGTCGCGTGCATGTGCGGCTGGCCAGCAGCTACCACGAGAGCCTCAAGGCGCTCAGCGAGCGGCTGGTCAAGTCAGGCAAACCGGCCATCACCATCGTGCCCCTGCCCGAGGCGCTGGAGGACGAGGACTTCCTGGAGATGCTCAACGCAGGCCTGCTGGAGTACATCGTCGTCGACGACTGGAAGGCGCGGCTGTGGGCGCAGGTATTGCCCGACATCCGCCCGCGCGACGACCTGGTGCTGCGCGAACAGGGGTATGTCGGCTGGGCCTACCGCAAGCAGAGTCCGCAGCTCGCTGCGGCGCTGCAGGATTTCTATGTCAACTGGGTGAAGAAGCAGGGCGTGATCGACTATCGCCTGGCGCAGTTCCACAAGCAGATCAAGCAGATCGGCAACAACACCGGCGGCGAGGAATGGCGGCAGTTCGAGCAGGTCGTCGGCCTGTTCGAGAAGTACGGCGCGCAGTACGGCTTCGATCCGGTGATGCTGGCGGCGCAGGGCTACCAGGAGTCACGCCTGCGCCAGGACGCGAAGAGCCACGTCGGCGCGATCGGAGTGATGCAGGTGATGCCGGCCACCGGGGCCGAGCTCAAGGTCGGCGACATCCGCCAGGTCGAGCCCAACATCCACGCCGGTGCAAAGTACATGGACAAGCTGATGGGCCAGTACTTCAAGGATGCGCATTTCAGCAAGGACGTGCGACCGCTCTTCGCCTTCGCCAGCTACAACGCGGGCCCCGGCAACATCGCCAGGATGCGGCGCGAGGCGGCCAGGCGCGGACTCAACCCGGACAAATG from Lysobacter arenosi encodes:
- the pcp gene encoding pyroglutamyl-peptidase I — translated: MTAPIPTVLLTGFAPFGGEDSNPSWEAVSALDGEQILGHRIATRCLPVEFGASLQSLRRALDETAPVLAICVGQAGGRAQIALERVAINVDDARIADNAGAQPIDEAVIAGGPAAYFSDLPIKAMLSALRDAGIPAEISQTAGTYVCNHVFYGLMHALRTVHGVRGGFIHIPYAPAQAARHPGAPSLPPSVVSQALRLAVATALTVEHDVRLAAGTTH
- a CDS encoding biotin-dependent carboxyltransferase family protein, whose amino-acid sequence is MSRARYGLRVLRPGLLTTVQDLGRTDWRHLGVAHAGALDGDAARLGNRLVGNRADAAVLEVTLHGPTLQLDVPMRIALTGATVAARFDGEPVPGGRPVLLPAGTLELGAVRGGARAWLAIAGGIDVPEVLGSRSTDLRGGFGGLDGRALRTGDRLALGDAPPCDTTRLQSVRWWIDPGHDEDPRAPIRYLPSTHAWSAPLARRAWKVSASSNRQGLRLQGDALPTPKADGISEPVAPGTIQLPPDGQPIILLADAQTVGGYPRLGHVIAADLPRLAQCIPGQTLHFAAVDATAAYRLACAARARVARIGVMIDARVPAV
- a CDS encoding GNAT family N-acetyltransferase; amino-acid sequence: MPEHAVGPRVDLREATVADAAAMSALVCELTRRWIAPDCTPDGAARLLQMLAPEPTAKRLDDGFRYLVAQRGQVLVGVAALRPPAHLFHLFVAEAAQRQGLARRMWETVQAWVEPPALITVNASRHALAVYRQLGFEATGPELCEHGIVFTPMLWRPPS
- a CDS encoding lytic transglycosylase F; its protein translation is MKTQAAWRYRCVRVGWLWLLLAVACSREQAPAPAAPPVQARTTAAAPTSAERSQDVAPGPEVAPTPSPVEAQGPAEAAPEVPAGSPQAPAADAAAATAVPEQASTVRQLNLENRPWKGDFDAMLERRMIRALVPYSRTLYFTDKGRERGLSAELLRDFERYINRKYAKQLGKRPLTLYLIPTTRDRLLPDVASGLGDIGAGNLTVTPAREAIVDFAAPRDRKPVRELLVTGPASPAIARLDELSGRRVHVRLASSYHESLKALSERLVKSGKPAITIVPLPEALEDEDFLEMLNAGLLEYIVVDDWKARLWAQVLPDIRPRDDLVLREQGYVGWAYRKQSPQLAAALQDFYVNWVKKQGVIDYRLAQFHKQIKQIGNNTGGEEWRQFEQVVGLFEKYGAQYGFDPVMLAAQGYQESRLRQDAKSHVGAIGVMQVMPATGAELKVGDIRQVEPNIHAGAKYMDKLMGQYFKDAHFSKDVRPLFAFASYNAGPGNIARMRREAARRGLNPDKWFNNVEIVTAEKIGIETTTYVRNIYKYYTAYKLTMQMQQTQKRAREQVGKRKS
- the greB gene encoding transcription elongation factor GreB, which encodes MSRWRPPAEKSTALITRGGHDRLKSELDELWRVKRPEVVKALAAAAAEGDRSENAEYTYRKKQLGEIDRRVRYLSKRLPSLRIVDTVPTDPEAVFFGARVEVENIASGESQRYRIVGPDETDARAGWISIDSPLARAMLKKRLDDEFEAMLPGGAARFVIVDVSYGDAGA
- the pxpB gene encoding 5-oxoprolinase subunit PxpB: MNRSFVCDIEALADDAWLLRFGDQLDPQLNARVHAIARRLGGEHKPHWLRGLVPAFASLGVFFDPAADPAHIHEELLALLAMDETPVVDASAQAARTVEIPVVYGGEFGPDLESAAAELQMSPQQLITRHSSGVYTVAMIGFAPGFPYLAGLDPALALPRLATPRARVAAGSVAIGGAQTGIYPRESPGGWRLLGRTPKVLFDPARATPSLLLPGDRVRFVAIEADRFADAAP
- a CDS encoding 5-oxoprolinase subunit PxpA; amino-acid sequence: MSRRIDFNCDLGEGCGDDAAILPLVSSANIACGGHAGDDATMRATLRLCRAHGVAAGAHPSFDDREHFGRRALTVPPADIARTVRAQIERLATIASKEGVRLTHVKPHGALYNVAADDRGVADAIAAVVKDFDPSLVLFGLSGSALTDAGSAHGLQVAHEVFAERGYDRRGRLLPRGSEGAVIESLDVAIAQVRRLATRGEVVADDGSIVALRADTLCLHGDRSDAAVFAQAVREALQADGIVVASVTAKGLP
- a CDS encoding DUF979 domain-containing protein, yielding MLSIEHFYIVLALFLFFAGGSNLREGRYAHAAFWSMLGVLFATGKLVLTASKAGNPLPSQLAGAAVIVLALLATRMRREHIAEAPEDQRRASALRLGHRLFVPALLIPAITVLIVLFGKYIVIFGTPLFGEGSITLIGLALACVLAALAAVVVTRERPIRAASEGRRLLDTMGWAALLPLVLATLGGVFAASGVGDAVASIVSAVIPADSRVACVLAYGLGMVVFTMIMGNAFAAFPVMTAGIGLPLLIQQHGAEPAILGALGMLTGYCGTLMTPMAANFNLVPAALLELDDPNAVIRVQIATAVPLLAVNLLLMYWLAFK
- a CDS encoding DUF969 domain-containing protein, which gives rise to MNYWPLLGVAWVVVGFVLRANPVIVVVSAGLVSGLAAGKSMPELLAVIGDSFISNRALLMFAMTLPTIGLLERAGLREHALQWIARWRGLTLARLLVVYLAARQGLSTLGLIDIAGHAQTVRPLLAPMSESAANRTPGLQEHGPLPRAEIQRVHALAAATDNVGRFFGEDVFLAFGAVLLIQGFYAEHGITLEPLQIALWAIPTAIAAFVIHAVRIVFFQRGLARRMSSSTDSTERHDAVD
- the rimO gene encoding 30S ribosomal protein S12 methylthiotransferase RimO; translation: MSLANPKVGFVSLGCPKALVDSERILTQLRVEGYDIVQTYDDADVVVVNTCGFIDSAVTESLDAIGEAIAENGKVIVTGCLGKKPEQIREAHPGVLSISGPQDYGSVMSAVHAALPPKHDPFLNLVPDTGIKLTPKHYAYLKISEGCNHRCSFCIIPSMRGDLVSRPVDQVLREAEKLAMGGVKELLVISQDTSAYGVDVKYAQHEWRGKTYQTRMKALCEGLSELGIWTRLHYVYPYPHVDDIIPLMAETGANGMRKLLPYLDIPFQHASPRVLKLMKRPGAVDKTLERIQRWRSIAPDITIRSTFIVGFPGETEAEFEELLDFLDEAQLDRVGAFAYSPVDGASANALPDPVPEEVKAERLARFMERQADISAAKLEAKVGTTQRCLVDALDGELAIARSMADAPEIDGLVQIQNGFMAGLKPGEFVDVEIMGSDEHDLFGEVAFDD
- a CDS encoding HIT domain-containing protein: MNRTGNTGAWQLHAQLAEDTHPVAHLALSELRLMDDANHPWLILIPRVADAVELVDLDEAQQATLMREISAASRALQVEFKPQKINVAALGNVVPQLHVHVIARFHDDIAWPRPVWGTASAQAYTPEALVTRIQQLQGALPQ
- a CDS encoding dienelactone hydrolase family protein; this encodes MDLSPMAHWIDLDTPHGPVRAWRAEPTGPSKGAVIVLQEIFGANAHIRSVAERFAAAGFVALAPALYDPVAPGVELGYDEAGTQRGAALRNELGFERAVDIISEAADELHREGLRVGVVGFCWGGSLAFLANTRLGLPAVSWYGARTVPFLDEPLRARMMFHFGENDGSIPAEVIEQHRGKHPGAAVHVYAGAGHAFNRDVDNHAYHPASAELAWHRTIDFLAENLR
- a CDS encoding LiaI-LiaF-like domain-containing protein: MKSNVIGALVLVVIGTLFLLNNLGYTDMSLGRMLMTWWPAILIVVGLGMLFKRG